A section of the Citrus sinensis cultivar Valencia sweet orange chromosome 8, DVS_A1.0, whole genome shotgun sequence genome encodes:
- the LOC127899341 gene encoding protein FAR-RED IMPAIRED RESPONSE 1-like, whose amino-acid sequence MEYLENEHAFEELQETRANDVNEIVEPNKCEPALGMLFDNHEEMFAFYKAYGKQEGFPVKVRSTKKGTDGIVKYATFASGCSGKSESKSANALKPKLNVKNGCDAKIRGCLNEDGKWVLRTLNLQHNHGLSPDKARYFPCNRRISASAKKQIKMNDCAGIRIAQNFNSIIVGASGYENVSFLEKDCRNFVDKTRRLQLEE is encoded by the coding sequence atGGAGTATTTGGAAAATGAGCATGCATTTGAAGAGTTGCAAGAAACAAGAGCTAACGatgtaaatgaaattgtgGAACCGAACAAATGTGAGCCAGCTCTTGGAATGTTATTTGATAATCATGAAGAAATGTTTGCATTTTACAAAGCTTATGGTAAACAAGAGGGGTTTCCTGTGAAGGTTCGAAGTACTAAGAAGGGGACCGATGGAATTGTAAAATATGCAACATTTGCAAGTGGGTGTAGCGGCAAGTCAGAAAGTAAATCTGCTAATGCATTGAAGCCGAAACTGAATGTGAAAAATGGTTGTGATGCAAAAATTAGAGGTTGTCTAAATGAAGATGGAAAATGGGTTCTTCGAACTTTAAATCTTCAACACAACCATGGATTGAGTCCAGACAAAGCTAGGTATTTCCCATGCAATCGCAGAATTAGTGCAAGCGCtaaaaagcaaattaaaatgaatgattGTGCAGGAATTAGAATtgcccaaaattttaattctattattgTTGGAGCTAGTGGGTATGAAAATGTGTCATTCttagaaaaagattgtagAAATTTTGTTGACAAAACAAGGCGATTACAGCTTGAGGAATGA
- the LOC127899340 gene encoding protein FAR1-RELATED SEQUENCE 6-like, whose protein sequence is MKKVPEKLGAFKEREGIISSLLSAAYDSLSFDVFEEAWHCMIIEYYLWDNDWLNGLYEERHRCVPRYLKCYFWAEMSTTQRSESMNAFFDGFVSSKTNLKQFVKQYENALRRKAELEWQADAKCFSKRTPCVSRYEMKRQVEEVYTISKFKEFQEELTTLMYCDISDSVGSIYQIIESFGQGRRGFFEVVFKEAECEVTCICSKFQFRGILCRHALAVLIRNSVELLPERYILSRWRKDVRRCYSKLKVCYGV, encoded by the coding sequence ATGAAGAAGGTGCCTGAGAAGCTAGGGGCTTTTAAAGAACGTGAAGGTATTATATCTTCCCTGCTTTCTGCTGCTTATGATTCACTGAGTTTTGATGTGTTTGAGGAAGCTTGGCATTGCATGATTATAGAATATTATTTATGGGATAATGATTGGTTAAATGGTTTGTACGAGGAGAGGCATCGTTGCGTCCCACGCTATTTAAAATGCTATTTTTGGGCAGAAATGTCAACAACTCAGCGAAGTGAAAGTATGAATGCATTTTTTGATGGATTTGTTAGCTCAAAAACAAATCTGAAACAATTTGTAAAGcaatatgaaaatgcattGAGGAGGAAAGCTGAATTAGAATGGCAAGCAGATGCCAAGTGTTTCAGTAAAAGGACACCATGCGTATCAAGATATGAGATGAAGAGGCAAGTTGAAGAAGTGTACACCATTTCCAAGTTTAAAGAATTTCAAGAAGAATTGACTACTCTGATGTATTGTGATATCTCGGATTCTGTGGGAtcaatatatcaaataattgaatcaTTTGGGCAAGGTCGGAGAGGCTTCTTTGAGGTTGTTTTTAAAGAAGCTGAATGTGAAGTTACTTGTATATGTTCAAAATTCCAGTTTAGGGGGATTCTTTGCAGGCATGCCCTTGCAGTGCTGATACGTAACTCAGTTGAATTACTTCCAGAAAGATACATTTTATCAAGGTGGAGGAAAGATGTGAGGAGATGTTATAGTAAGCTGAAAGTTTGTTATGGTGTGTAG
- the LOC102617805 gene encoding histone-lysine N-methyltransferase ASHR2 produces MSAVSETVTVAEIEGRGRGLVSTQSLKAGQIVLRDSPILLYSALPFINSSSFCHNCFRKTMHSSSSICPSCSVAFCSPKCSTAAASSSHSPYVCQALTRLLNLNSPDAANLPLDRQLQARFLIAAYNLAVVNPSQFQILLAFQGTVTDNDTSAAHYLSSLCPPPASTTIELTAALLAKDRLNAFGLMEPYIEGQDGRRSVRAYGIYLKASFFNHDCLPNACRFDYVDAAAENNTDIIVRMIHDVPQGREICLSYFPVNYDYSTRQKRLLYDYDFACDCDRCKVEANWSDNDNDDENNEEVMDEDQDEQMVASDDDAEVHGDTNFPHAYFFMRYMCDRDNCWGTLAPLPPSDATPSTVMECNVCGNLKNDAIGREDTVGMDD; encoded by the coding sequence ATGTCGGCGGTGAGTGAGACGGTGACGGTTGCTGAGATAGAGGGAAGAGGGAGAGGTTTAGTATCCACACAATCACTAAAAGCAGGTCAAATAGTCCTCAGAGATTCTCCCATTCTCCTCTACTCTGCTCTACCTTTCATcaattcttcttcattttgtcaCAATTGCTTCAGGAAAACAATGCATTCTTCATCGTCAATTTGCCCTTCTTGTTCAGTCGCCTTCTGCAGCCCCAAGTGCTCGACAGCCGCCGCGTCATCATCCCACTCTCCTTATGTCTGCCAAGCTCTGACCCGTCTGCTCAATCTCAACTCCCCTGACGCCGCCAACTTGCCTTTGGATCGACAACTCCAGGCCCGGTTCTTGATCGCCGCATATAATTTAGCCGTTGTTAATCCTTCCCAGTTTCAAATTTTGCTTGCTTTTCAAGGCACTGTTACTGATAACGATACATCGGCTGCTCATTACCTCTCCTCACTCTGCCCTCCTCCTGCTTCAACTACTATTGAGCTTACTGCTGCTCTTCTCGCCAAGGACAGGCTCAATGCATTCGGTTTAATGGAGCCTTACATTGAAGGCCAAGATGGCCGGAGATCAGTTCGTGCTTATGGCATTTACCTCAAGGCTTCTTTCTTTAACCATGATTGCCTTCCAAATGCTTGTAGGTTTGATTATGTGGACGCTGCTGCTGAGAATAACACTGACATTATTGTTAGGATGATTCATGACGTTCCCCAAGGCAGGGAGATTTGCTTGAGTTATTTCCCTGTCAATTATGATTACTCCACTAGACAGAAGAGATTGCTATATGACTATGACTTTGCCTGTGACTGTGATCGCTGCAAGGTGGAAGCTAACTGGTCTGACAATGACAATGATGATGAGAACAATGAAGAAGTTATGGATGAGGATCAGGATGAACAAATGGTGGCCTCTGATGATGATGCTGAAGTTCACGGTGACACTAATTTTCCTCATGCATATTTCTTTATGAGATACATGTGTGATAGAGATAATTGTTGGGGAACATTGGCTCCCTTACCTCCTTCCGATGCTACGCCTTCTACTGTTATGGAGTGTAATGTCTGTGGAAATCTAAAGAATGATGCCATTGGAAGAGAAGACACCGTTGGTATGGATGACTAG
- the LOC102617523 gene encoding uncharacterized protein LOC102617523 isoform X2: MERFNTCRFCYAIFPLYCWCFIGSYVQGGFFHGINNLKYGVDIAQIRWMGVLQRIAISYLVAALCEIWLKGDGHVSSKLSLFRKYRGHWVVALVLTTLYLLLLYGLYVPDWQYEFPVETSSSSPWIFNVTCGVRGSTGPACNAVGMIDRKILGIQHLYRKPIYSRTKQCSINSPDYGPMPLDAPSWCQAPFDPEGLLSSVMATVTCLIGLHFGHLIVHFKDHRDRMLNWIILSSCLIGLGLSLDFVGMHLNKALYSLSYTCLTAGASGVLLAGIYFMVDVQGHRRVTMVFEWMGLHALMIYILVACNILPVLLQGFYWRQPQNNILRLIGIGK; this comes from the exons ATGGAACGGTTTAACACTTGCAGATTTTGTTATGCCATTTTTCCTCTTTATTGTTGGTGTTTCATTGGCTCTTACGTACAAG GTGGCTTTTTCCATGGGATCAACAATCTGAAGTATGGAGTGGATATTGCGCAAATACGATGGATGGGAGTACTGCAG AGAATTGCAATATCATATTTGGTGGCAGCACTGTGTGAGATTTGGCTAAAGGGCGATGGCCATGTAAGCTCAAAATTATCTCTGTTCAGGAAATATCGAGGCCATTG GGTTGTTGCTTTGGTGCTTACTACTCtgtatttattgttgttgtacGGCTTGTATGTACCTGATTGGCAGTATGAATTTCCAGTTGAAACCTCTTCCTCATCGCCATGGATATTTAAC GTTACATGTGGAGTGCGTGGTAGCACTGGACCAGCTTGTAACGCTGTTGGAATGATTGATCGGAAAATATTGGGTATTCAACATTTATACAGAAAGCCAATCTATTCACGAACAAAG CAATGCAGTATCAACTCCCCAGACTATGGCCCAATGCCTCTTGATGCTCCTTCATGGTGTCAAGCTCCTTTCGATCCTGAAGGACTCCTGAG TTCAGTGATGGCCACTGTAACCTGCTTGATCGGCTTGCACTTTGGGCACCTCATCGTCCATTTTAAG GATCACAGGGACAGAATGCTTAACTGGATTATCCTGTCTTCTTGTCTTATAGGCTTGGGCCTTTCCTTGGACTTTGTGG GAATGCATTTAAACAAAGCTCTTTACTCATTGAGTTATACATGCCTCACTGCTGGAGCTTCTGGCGTTCTATTGGCTGGAATTTACTTTATG GTTGATGTTCAAGGACATAGACGTGTAACTATGGTATTTGAGTGGATGGGTTTGCATGCACTGATGATCTACATCCTCGTTGCCTGCAACATCCTGCCAGTGCTTTTGCAGGGATTCTATTGGAGGCAGCCACAAAATAACATT CTTCGTTTAATTGGAATCGGTAAATGA
- the LOC102617523 gene encoding uncharacterized protein LOC102617523 isoform X1: MAKYNPINNDANDQLVIQISKSTSAPANEKLERDPLLPPSNSNSKQTRPQHQQRRLISLDVFRGLTVALMILVDDVGGILPAINHSPWNGLTLADFVMPFFLFIVGVSLALTYKNFPCKVVATRKAIPRALNLFLLGIFLQGGFFHGINNLKYGVDIAQIRWMGVLQRIAISYLVAALCEIWLKGDGHVSSKLSLFRKYRGHWVVALVLTTLYLLLLYGLYVPDWQYEFPVETSSSSPWIFNVTCGVRGSTGPACNAVGMIDRKILGIQHLYRKPIYSRTKQCSINSPDYGPMPLDAPSWCQAPFDPEGLLSSVMATVTCLIGLHFGHLIVHFKDHRDRMLNWIILSSCLIGLGLSLDFVGMHLNKALYSLSYTCLTAGASGVLLAGIYFMVDVQGHRRVTMVFEWMGLHALMIYILVACNILPVLLQGFYWRQPQNNILRLIGIGK; this comes from the exons ATGGCCAAGTACAATCCTATTAACAACGATGCGAACGATCAACTGGTTATTCAGATCTCTAAATCAACGTCTGCCCCTGCCAATGAGAAATTAGAACGAGACCCTTTACTTCCTCCTTCAAACTCCAACTCAAAGCAAACTCGCCCACAACATCAACAACGTCGCCTTATTTCTCTTGACGTCTTCCGCGGACTCACTGTTGCG CTAATGATACTCGTTGATGATGTTGGTGGAATTCTGCCTGCTATTAATCATTCACCATGGAACGGTTTAACACTTGCAGATTTTGTTATGCCATTTTTCCTCTTTATTGTTGGTGTTTCATTGGCTCTTACGTACAAG AACTTCCCTTGCAAAGTTGTTGCAACTAGAAAAGCAATACCGCGGGCATTGAATCTTTTCCTATTAGGCATTTTTCTACAAG GTGGCTTTTTCCATGGGATCAACAATCTGAAGTATGGAGTGGATATTGCGCAAATACGATGGATGGGAGTACTGCAG AGAATTGCAATATCATATTTGGTGGCAGCACTGTGTGAGATTTGGCTAAAGGGCGATGGCCATGTAAGCTCAAAATTATCTCTGTTCAGGAAATATCGAGGCCATTG GGTTGTTGCTTTGGTGCTTACTACTCtgtatttattgttgttgtacGGCTTGTATGTACCTGATTGGCAGTATGAATTTCCAGTTGAAACCTCTTCCTCATCGCCATGGATATTTAAC GTTACATGTGGAGTGCGTGGTAGCACTGGACCAGCTTGTAACGCTGTTGGAATGATTGATCGGAAAATATTGGGTATTCAACATTTATACAGAAAGCCAATCTATTCACGAACAAAG CAATGCAGTATCAACTCCCCAGACTATGGCCCAATGCCTCTTGATGCTCCTTCATGGTGTCAAGCTCCTTTCGATCCTGAAGGACTCCTGAG TTCAGTGATGGCCACTGTAACCTGCTTGATCGGCTTGCACTTTGGGCACCTCATCGTCCATTTTAAG GATCACAGGGACAGAATGCTTAACTGGATTATCCTGTCTTCTTGTCTTATAGGCTTGGGCCTTTCCTTGGACTTTGTGG GAATGCATTTAAACAAAGCTCTTTACTCATTGAGTTATACATGCCTCACTGCTGGAGCTTCTGGCGTTCTATTGGCTGGAATTTACTTTATG GTTGATGTTCAAGGACATAGACGTGTAACTATGGTATTTGAGTGGATGGGTTTGCATGCACTGATGATCTACATCCTCGTTGCCTGCAACATCCTGCCAGTGCTTTTGCAGGGATTCTATTGGAGGCAGCCACAAAATAACATT CTTCGTTTAATTGGAATCGGTAAATGA